From one Rubidibacter lacunae KORDI 51-2 genomic stretch:
- a CDS encoding ribonuclease catalytic domain-containing protein, producing MQKGSLVEFRVRGERRLAVVERPEGKKQWVAIDERGQSHTLHPRQVEYEVEGGPQHAAEIETFLTQVEPYLEPSHLEVAWELLSETGEAVGPSELAVLLFSSQEPEQCYAAHVLLADDKFYFKRKGETYEPRSSAQVTELKHQSAVEAQRRCEKAEFQERIRGALAGELVGWTDSDRARFDALARFALHPEQDVRVARETLSDVERAPTPQGALQLLVDLRVWSEHENLFLHRSAYPQQFPHQVLDVAQQTLATLPTDSDGDRLDLTHLKLYTIDDESTCEIDDGLSVEGLDDGRERIWVHIADPTRLLVPEDALDREARRRSTSLYLPTGTISMFPAELATGPMSLVQGQICPALSFGVILDDDGAIAEYEIHASLVRPTYRLTYDDVDEMLELGLRAEPEIASLAAGAERRRQWRQTQGSIEINMPECVIKVDAEEQIAIQVLDASRARQLVAEMMILAGETAGRFARDREVTMPFRGQPQPELPSEDELLQLPAGPVRDCAVRGCMTRSEMGIVPARHAGLGLDVYVQVTSPIRRYIDLLGHFQLKAHLRGEELPFTAEQVQAITSSAASAAYEAVQVERQTKRYWGLEYLRRHANQPWQALILRWLRPDEKLGILLIEDLGLELPHRFQLDVNLGDRVEVEVIAADPRQDLIRFRERVPETEPAATAG from the coding sequence GTGCAGAAAGGATCGCTAGTTGAGTTTCGCGTGCGCGGCGAGCGCCGGCTTGCTGTTGTCGAGCGTCCCGAGGGCAAGAAGCAGTGGGTCGCGATCGACGAGCGCGGTCAATCGCACACGCTGCATCCCCGCCAAGTCGAATACGAGGTCGAGGGCGGTCCGCAGCATGCCGCAGAGATCGAGACCTTCCTCACTCAGGTAGAACCCTATCTCGAGCCATCGCATTTGGAGGTGGCGTGGGAGCTGCTGTCAGAAACGGGCGAGGCGGTTGGACCGTCCGAGCTGGCCGTGCTGCTATTTTCCAGCCAGGAACCCGAGCAGTGCTATGCCGCTCACGTGCTTTTGGCAGACGACAAGTTTTACTTCAAGCGCAAGGGCGAGACCTACGAGCCGCGCTCGTCCGCGCAAGTGACCGAACTCAAGCACCAGAGTGCCGTCGAAGCCCAGCGGCGGTGCGAGAAAGCAGAGTTTCAAGAGCGCATCCGCGGCGCGCTTGCTGGCGAATTGGTTGGCTGGACCGACAGCGATCGCGCCCGCTTCGACGCGCTGGCGCGGTTTGCTCTGCATCCCGAACAGGACGTGCGCGTGGCGCGCGAGACCCTCAGCGACGTGGAACGCGCCCCAACTCCTCAAGGCGCGCTGCAGTTGTTGGTTGACTTGCGCGTCTGGAGCGAGCACGAGAATCTGTTTCTGCACCGCAGCGCTTATCCGCAGCAGTTTCCGCACCAGGTACTCGACGTGGCGCAGCAAACGCTCGCAACTCTGCCAACCGATTCCGATGGGGATCGGTTGGATTTGACCCATCTCAAGCTCTACACCATCGATGACGAAAGCACGTGCGAGATCGACGACGGACTGAGCGTGGAGGGACTCGACGACGGTCGAGAACGCATCTGGGTGCATATTGCCGACCCAACGCGCTTGTTGGTGCCCGAAGACGCTCTCGATCGCGAGGCGCGTCGCCGCAGCACGAGTCTGTATCTGCCAACGGGCACGATTTCGATGTTTCCGGCCGAGCTAGCAACCGGACCGATGAGCCTGGTCCAAGGGCAAATTTGTCCGGCGCTTAGCTTTGGCGTGATTTTGGACGACGACGGCGCGATCGCCGAGTACGAGATCCACGCCAGCTTGGTGCGGCCGACCTATCGCCTCACCTACGACGACGTGGACGAGATGCTGGAGTTGGGACTGCGTGCCGAGCCGGAAATTGCGTCGCTAGCGGCTGGTGCCGAACGGCGGCGGCAGTGGCGGCAGACTCAAGGCTCGATCGAAATCAACATGCCCGAATGCGTCATCAAGGTCGATGCCGAGGAACAGATTGCCATTCAAGTACTGGATGCGTCGCGCGCGCGCCAGCTCGTAGCCGAGATGATGATCCTGGCTGGGGAAACCGCCGGACGCTTTGCTCGCGATCGCGAGGTAACGATGCCGTTTCGCGGGCAGCCGCAGCCGGAGCTGCCCTCGGAGGACGAACTGTTGCAGTTACCAGCCGGACCCGTACGCGACTGTGCCGTGCGCGGCTGCATGACCCGCAGCGAGATGGGGATCGTGCCTGCTCGTCATGCCGGTCTCGGACTCGATGTCTACGTACAAGTGACCTCTCCAATCCGTCGCTATATCGACTTATTGGGGCATTTTCAGCTCAAAGCGCATCTACGGGGTGAAGAGTTACCATTCACTGCCGAACAGGTGCAAGCCATTACCTCAAGTGCAGCCTCAGCGGCCTACGAAGCCGTTCAAGTCGAGCGTCAGACTAAGCGTTACTGGGGCCTAGAGTATTTGCGCCGTCATGCCAACCAGCCCTGGCAGGCGCTGATTTTACGATGGCTCCGCCCGGACGAGAAACTCGGCATCCTCTTAATCGAAGACCTTGGATTAGAGCTTCCACATCGCTTTCAGCTCGACGTCAACCTCGGCGATCGCGTAGAAGTGGAGGTGATTGCTGCCGACCCGCGTCAGGACTTGATTCGCTTTCGCGAACGCGTGCCGGAAACCGAGCCGGCGGCCACAGCCGGTTAG
- the rpsR gene encoding 30S ribosomal protein S18: MAYFRKRLSPIKPGDPIDYKDVDLLRKYITERGKILPRRISGLTARQQRELTIAIKRARMLALLPYVDSEG, encoded by the coding sequence ATGGCTTATTTCCGCAAGCGCCTTTCGCCGATCAAACCCGGCGATCCGATCGACTACAAGGATGTCGATTTGCTCCGCAAGTACATCACCGAGCGCGGCAAGATTCTCCCACGGCGGATTTCTGGCTTAACGGCCCGCCAGCAGCGCGAACTCACCATTGCCATCAAGCGCGCGCGCATGCTTGCTTTGCTGCCGTACGTCGATAGCGAAGGCTAA
- the rpmG gene encoding 50S ribosomal protein L33, giving the protein MASKKGVRVIITLECTECRTNPNKRKNGVSRYTTEKNRRNQTARMELKKFCPCCNKHTIHKETK; this is encoded by the coding sequence ATGGCAAGCAAGAAAGGCGTAAGAGTCATCATCACTCTGGAATGTACCGAGTGCCGGACGAACCCGAATAAGCGGAAGAACGGCGTCTCGCGCTACACCACCGAAAAGAACCGTCGCAATCAAACGGCGCGGATGGAGCTCAAAAAGTTTTGCCCGTGCTGCAACAAGCACACCATCCACAAAGAAACTAAGTAA
- a CDS encoding RDD family protein, producing the protein MRDRRPPQHYPSAPILRRIYAFLLDFCAVWFVSLLAALPFFQFVVFFTGWMVLRVLVVARWRGQSLGRWAFDLIVIDPRRRRIPDLIDLAKREGALAIAGYLAVFGIEYGLPNGLSFSILISPLIADLVVAIADENQLALHDRLANTLVVPTKRGFSLDVRVRRWVALFSDRVQR; encoded by the coding sequence ATGCGCGACCGCCGCCCACCCCAGCACTATCCCAGCGCCCCGATTCTGCGCCGGATTTATGCTTTTTTGCTGGACTTTTGTGCGGTGTGGTTTGTCAGCTTGCTGGCAGCGCTACCTTTTTTTCAGTTCGTCGTTTTCTTCACCGGCTGGATGGTGCTGCGCGTTCTCGTCGTGGCGCGCTGGCGGGGTCAAAGCCTCGGGCGCTGGGCGTTCGATTTGATCGTCATCGACCCGCGTCGGCGGCGCATTCCCGACCTAATCGACCTGGCTAAGCGCGAAGGCGCGCTGGCGATCGCGGGCTACCTTGCCGTTTTCGGCATCGAGTATGGGTTGCCCAACGGTTTGTCCTTCTCGATCTTGATCTCGCCGCTCATTGCCGACTTGGTGGTGGCAATCGCCGATGAAAACCAGCTGGCCTTGCACGATCGCCTCGCCAATACCCTCGTGGTCCCGACGAAGCGCGGATTCTCCCTTGACGTGCGCGTGCGGCGCTGGGTTGCACTATTCAGCGATCGCGTGCAAAGATAG